The following coding sequences lie in one Mycteria americana isolate JAX WOST 10 ecotype Jacksonville Zoo and Gardens chromosome 13, USCA_MyAme_1.0, whole genome shotgun sequence genomic window:
- the SLC7A4 gene encoding cationic amino acid transporter 4 isoform X1, producing MCHSGFSTLSPPPDTSLQEGMLTPSCSPCQVSRQGLAAVDPSPCRRAGPAASGMARWLPRSADLTRFCQKLNRVKTLEDDMMETSFNRCLSTIDLTLLGIGGMVGSGLYVLTGTVAKEIAGPAVIVSFIIAGFASLLAALCYAEFGARVPKTGSAYMFTYVSVGEIWAFLIGWNVLLEYMIGGAAVARAWSGYLDSIFNHKIKNFTETHVGAWQVPFLAHYPDFLAAAILLVATTFISFGAKVSSWLNHVFSAISMGVILFILVMGFILAQPKNWSAQVGGFAPYGLSGIMAGTATCFYAFVGFDVIAASSEEARNPQRAVPRAIAFSLGLATGAYILVSVVLTLMVPWHTLDPDSALADAFYRRGYAWAGFLVAAGSICAMNTVLLSNLFSLPRIVYAMAEDGLFFQVFSRVHPRTQVPVVGIVVFGLLMALLALVFDLEALVQFLSIGTLLAYTFVAASIIVLRFQQQKVDVPAPAAGSRPSPEPHEGPSASELKEYESFSDKLQLVDRDKSKEHREPGQLKAAFEPYLEFLSDFYPGEVVTVAVVTLMVSAICLCSILVFGNTHLHLPTWSYSLLLVLFSLGFLLSLLLIWAHEQQHGTQTFQIPLVPLSPALSIVLNIYLMLKLSYMTWLRFAVWLLLGLLVYFGYGIWHSKENLREPRPQRVSARYVVFPSGSLDERVQAVQPSSQPAAGLPDTDTDDCKR from the exons ATGTGCCACAGTGGCTTttccaccctgtccccaccaccCGATACCTCCCTGCAGGAGGGGATGCTCACAccttcctgctccccctgccaggTCTCCAGGCAGGGTCTTGCCGCTGTGGACCCTTCGCCCTGCCGGAGGGCAGGGCCTGCTGCCTCCGGGATGGCGAGATGGCTGCCTCGCTCCGCCGACCTGACCCGCTTCTGCCAGAAACTCAACCGGGTGAAGACCTTGGAGGATGACATGATGGAGACGTCCTTCAACAGATGCCTTTCCACTATCGACTTGACACTGCTGGGCATCGGAGGCATGGTGGGCTCCGGGTTGTACGTCCTCACGGGCACTGTGGCCAAGGAGATCGCCGGCCCCGCCGTCATCGTCTCCTTCATCATTGCCGGCTTTGCgtctctcctggctgctctctgcTATGCCGAGTTTGGAGCCCGGGTACCCAAGACGGGCTCTGCCTACATGTTCACCTACGTGTCCGTGGGCGAGATCTGGGCCTTCCTCATCGGCTGGAACGTGCTGCTGGAGTACATGATAGGAGGAGCCGCGGTGGCCAGGGCCTGGAGCGGCTACCTGGACTCCATCTTCAACCACAAGATAAAGAACTTCACCGAGACCCACGTGGGTGCCTGGCAGGTGCCATTCCTGGCCCACTACCCCGACTTTCTGGCGGCCGCCATCCTGCTGGTAGCCACCACCTTCATCTCCTTCGGGGCCAAAGTGTCCTCCTGGCTCAACCACGTCTTCTCGGCTATCAGCATGGGTGTCATCCTCTTCATTCTCGTCATGGGCTTCATCCTCGCGCAGCCCAAGAACTGGAGTGCCCAGGTGGGTGGCTTCGCCCCATACGGGCTGTCGGGCATCATGGCTGGCACAGCCACCTGCTTCTACGCCTTCGTGGGCTTTGACGTCATTGCGGCCTCCAGTGAAGAGGCCAGGAACCCGCagagggctgtccccagggccatcgCTttctccctggggctggccacCGGGGCCTACATCCTGGTGTCAGTGGTGCTGACGCTAATGGTGCCCTGGCACACGCTGGACCCCGACTCTGCCCTGGCAGATGCGTTTTACAGGAGGGGCTACGCCTGGGCAGGGTTCCTGGTAGCTGCTGGCTCCATCTGTG CAATGAACACGGTCCTGCTGAGCAACCTCTTCTCCCTGCCGCGCATTGTCTACGCCATGGCTGAGGACGGGCTCTTCTTCCAGGTCTTCTCCCGAGTGCATCCCCGCACTCAGGTGCCCGTTGTCGGCATCGTGGTCTTTGGGCTACTCATGGCCCTGTTGGCCCTCGTCTTCGACCTGGAGGCCCTGGTGCAGTTCCTGTCCATTGGCACGCTGCTAGCCTACACCTTCGTGGCCGCTAGCATCATTGTCCTGCGCTTCCAGCAGCAGAAGGTGGATGTCCCTGCACCGGCAGCTGGCAGTCGGCCCAGCCCTGAGCCCCACGAGGGTCCGTCCGCCAGCGAGCTGAAGGAGTACGAGTCCTTCTCTGACAAGCTCCAGCTGGTGGACAGGGACAAAAGCAAAGAGCACCGGGAACCGGGGCAGCTGAAGGCAGCTTTCGAGCCCTACCTGGAGTTCCTCAGTGACTTCTACCCGGGTGAGGTGGTCACGGTGGCTGTGGTGACCCTGATGGTGTCCGCCATCTGCCTCTGCTCCATCTTGGTGTTCGGCAACACCCACCTCCACCTGCCCACCTGGAGCTACTCCCTGCTGCTGGTCCTCTTCAGCCTGGGCTTcctgctcagcctcctcctcatCTGGGCTCACGAGCAGCAGCATGGCACACAGACCTTCCAG ATCCCCCTGGTACCCCTCTCCCCAGCGCTGAGTATCGTCCTCAATATCTATCTGATGCTGAAGCTCAGCTACATGACGTGGCTCCGCTTTGCCGTCTGGCTGCTCTTAG GCCTGCTCGTGTACTTCGGTTACGGCATCTGGCACAGCAAGGAGAACCTGCGGGAGCCCCGGCCGCAGCGCGTCAGCGCCCGCTACGTGGTGTTCCCCAGCGGCAGCCTGGACGAGAGGGTGCAGGCggtccagcccagctcccagccgGCCGCCGGGCTGCCGGACACCGACACCGACGACTGCAAGAGATGA
- the SLC7A4 gene encoding cationic amino acid transporter 4 isoform X2 encodes MARWLPRSADLTRFCQKLNRVKTLEDDMMETSFNRCLSTIDLTLLGIGGMVGSGLYVLTGTVAKEIAGPAVIVSFIIAGFASLLAALCYAEFGARVPKTGSAYMFTYVSVGEIWAFLIGWNVLLEYMIGGAAVARAWSGYLDSIFNHKIKNFTETHVGAWQVPFLAHYPDFLAAAILLVATTFISFGAKVSSWLNHVFSAISMGVILFILVMGFILAQPKNWSAQVGGFAPYGLSGIMAGTATCFYAFVGFDVIAASSEEARNPQRAVPRAIAFSLGLATGAYILVSVVLTLMVPWHTLDPDSALADAFYRRGYAWAGFLVAAGSICAMNTVLLSNLFSLPRIVYAMAEDGLFFQVFSRVHPRTQVPVVGIVVFGLLMALLALVFDLEALVQFLSIGTLLAYTFVAASIIVLRFQQQKVDVPAPAAGSRPSPEPHEGPSASELKEYESFSDKLQLVDRDKSKEHREPGQLKAAFEPYLEFLSDFYPGEVVTVAVVTLMVSAICLCSILVFGNTHLHLPTWSYSLLLVLFSLGFLLSLLLIWAHEQQHGTQTFQIPLVPLSPALSIVLNIYLMLKLSYMTWLRFAVWLLLGLLVYFGYGIWHSKENLREPRPQRVSARYVVFPSGSLDERVQAVQPSSQPAAGLPDTDTDDCKR; translated from the exons ATGGCGAGATGGCTGCCTCGCTCCGCCGACCTGACCCGCTTCTGCCAGAAACTCAACCGGGTGAAGACCTTGGAGGATGACATGATGGAGACGTCCTTCAACAGATGCCTTTCCACTATCGACTTGACACTGCTGGGCATCGGAGGCATGGTGGGCTCCGGGTTGTACGTCCTCACGGGCACTGTGGCCAAGGAGATCGCCGGCCCCGCCGTCATCGTCTCCTTCATCATTGCCGGCTTTGCgtctctcctggctgctctctgcTATGCCGAGTTTGGAGCCCGGGTACCCAAGACGGGCTCTGCCTACATGTTCACCTACGTGTCCGTGGGCGAGATCTGGGCCTTCCTCATCGGCTGGAACGTGCTGCTGGAGTACATGATAGGAGGAGCCGCGGTGGCCAGGGCCTGGAGCGGCTACCTGGACTCCATCTTCAACCACAAGATAAAGAACTTCACCGAGACCCACGTGGGTGCCTGGCAGGTGCCATTCCTGGCCCACTACCCCGACTTTCTGGCGGCCGCCATCCTGCTGGTAGCCACCACCTTCATCTCCTTCGGGGCCAAAGTGTCCTCCTGGCTCAACCACGTCTTCTCGGCTATCAGCATGGGTGTCATCCTCTTCATTCTCGTCATGGGCTTCATCCTCGCGCAGCCCAAGAACTGGAGTGCCCAGGTGGGTGGCTTCGCCCCATACGGGCTGTCGGGCATCATGGCTGGCACAGCCACCTGCTTCTACGCCTTCGTGGGCTTTGACGTCATTGCGGCCTCCAGTGAAGAGGCCAGGAACCCGCagagggctgtccccagggccatcgCTttctccctggggctggccacCGGGGCCTACATCCTGGTGTCAGTGGTGCTGACGCTAATGGTGCCCTGGCACACGCTGGACCCCGACTCTGCCCTGGCAGATGCGTTTTACAGGAGGGGCTACGCCTGGGCAGGGTTCCTGGTAGCTGCTGGCTCCATCTGTG CAATGAACACGGTCCTGCTGAGCAACCTCTTCTCCCTGCCGCGCATTGTCTACGCCATGGCTGAGGACGGGCTCTTCTTCCAGGTCTTCTCCCGAGTGCATCCCCGCACTCAGGTGCCCGTTGTCGGCATCGTGGTCTTTGGGCTACTCATGGCCCTGTTGGCCCTCGTCTTCGACCTGGAGGCCCTGGTGCAGTTCCTGTCCATTGGCACGCTGCTAGCCTACACCTTCGTGGCCGCTAGCATCATTGTCCTGCGCTTCCAGCAGCAGAAGGTGGATGTCCCTGCACCGGCAGCTGGCAGTCGGCCCAGCCCTGAGCCCCACGAGGGTCCGTCCGCCAGCGAGCTGAAGGAGTACGAGTCCTTCTCTGACAAGCTCCAGCTGGTGGACAGGGACAAAAGCAAAGAGCACCGGGAACCGGGGCAGCTGAAGGCAGCTTTCGAGCCCTACCTGGAGTTCCTCAGTGACTTCTACCCGGGTGAGGTGGTCACGGTGGCTGTGGTGACCCTGATGGTGTCCGCCATCTGCCTCTGCTCCATCTTGGTGTTCGGCAACACCCACCTCCACCTGCCCACCTGGAGCTACTCCCTGCTGCTGGTCCTCTTCAGCCTGGGCTTcctgctcagcctcctcctcatCTGGGCTCACGAGCAGCAGCATGGCACACAGACCTTCCAG ATCCCCCTGGTACCCCTCTCCCCAGCGCTGAGTATCGTCCTCAATATCTATCTGATGCTGAAGCTCAGCTACATGACGTGGCTCCGCTTTGCCGTCTGGCTGCTCTTAG GCCTGCTCGTGTACTTCGGTTACGGCATCTGGCACAGCAAGGAGAACCTGCGGGAGCCCCGGCCGCAGCGCGTCAGCGCCCGCTACGTGGTGTTCCCCAGCGGCAGCCTGGACGAGAGGGTGCAGGCggtccagcccagctcccagccgGCCGCCGGGCTGCCGGACACCGACACCGACGACTGCAAGAGATGA